The proteins below are encoded in one region of Ephemeroptericola cinctiostellae:
- a CDS encoding DUF3147 family protein, giving the protein MYLIFKYLLTAGIVVLVSEIARRSDRLGALVASLPLVTILTLIWLHVERQPLIKLSNHMAYTFWYVLPTLPMFLLFPWLLERFGFWMALVLWIMGTAVVFLLYALLMKYFGIELL; this is encoded by the coding sequence ATGTACCTAATTTTTAAATATTTACTCACAGCGGGCATTGTTGTGTTGGTTTCAGAGATAGCCCGCCGCAGCGATCGCTTGGGGGCTTTGGTTGCCTCATTGCCTCTGGTTACGATTTTGACTTTGATTTGGTTGCATGTGGAACGTCAGCCATTGATTAAGTTGAGCAACCACATGGCTTATACTTTTTGGTATGTGTTGCCAACCTTACCCATGTTTTTATTGTTCCCGTGGTTGTTGGAGCGGTTTGGTTTTTGGATGGCGCTCGTGTTGTGGATCATGGGCACGGCGGTTGTTTTTCTACTGTATGCGTTGCTCATGAAGTATTTTGGAATTGAATTGTTGTAG
- the phbB gene encoding acetoacetyl-CoA reductase — protein sequence MTQKVAYVTGGMGGIGTAICQRLHKDGFKVIAGCGPTRDAQKWLDEQAALGYTFYASAGNVGDWESTVEAFDKVKAEHGTISVLVNNAGITRDGQFRKMDFKAWDEVIKTNLYSMFNVTKQVIDGMVEQGFGRVINISSVNGQKGQFGQTNYSTAKAGLHGFTMALAQEVAAKGVTVNTVSPGYVATEMVTAIREDVLEKIIATVPVKRLGLPSEIASMIAWLASDEGGYSTGADFSVNGGLHMG from the coding sequence ATGACTCAAAAAGTAGCTTACGTTACAGGCGGTATGGGTGGCATTGGAACGGCAATTTGCCAACGTTTGCACAAAGATGGTTTTAAAGTCATCGCGGGCTGTGGCCCAACGCGCGATGCGCAAAAATGGTTGGATGAGCAAGCTGCGCTTGGTTACACATTTTATGCATCTGCGGGCAATGTGGGTGATTGGGAGTCGACTGTTGAAGCCTTTGATAAAGTCAAAGCAGAGCATGGCACCATCAGCGTGCTTGTGAACAATGCAGGCATCACACGCGATGGCCAATTTCGAAAAATGGATTTCAAAGCATGGGATGAAGTGATTAAAACCAATTTGTACTCGATGTTCAATGTCACGAAACAAGTGATTGATGGCATGGTTGAGCAAGGCTTTGGTCGTGTCATTAATATTTCATCGGTGAATGGTCAAAAAGGTCAGTTTGGTCAAACCAACTACTCGACTGCAAAAGCAGGTTTGCATGGTTTCACGATGGCTTTGGCGCAAGAAGTAGCCGCCAAAGGTGTGACGGTGAATACTGTATCACCAGGCTATGTGGCGACTGAAATGGTCACGGCCATTCGTGAGGATGTCTTGGAAAAAATCATTGCGACTGTACCCGTCAAACGTTTGGGTCTGCCTTCTGAAATCGCTTCAATGATTGCTTGGTTGGCATCCGATGAGGGTGGTTACAGCACAGGTGCAGATTTCTCTGTGAATGGCGGTTTACACATGGGGTGA
- a CDS encoding NAD-dependent epimerase/dehydratase family protein: MRILLLGASGFIGRHLETALVDTGYAVVRASRNAQGQGDVQVDYVHDTAAAVWLPRLKGIDVVVNAVGVLRDTVKTPMQAIHADAPKALFEACVQSNVQRVIQISALGAGGRDDLAYMRTKGEADAHLLSLPLNGCIFRPSVVYGHDGESATTFRRLAALPILVVPGRGEAMLQPVHIDDLCAAVMRAVAGEASHGIVHAVGPQAMTYRDMIACYRAQGHSRAAWVVPMPWVLMGCVAAIAQYVPSSPLEPDTLTMLRAGSVADAAPFERLVGRALRHPNTFLMG, translated from the coding sequence ATGCGAATTTTATTATTGGGTGCATCGGGTTTCATCGGTCGTCACCTTGAGACGGCGTTGGTTGATACTGGTTATGCCGTTGTTCGTGCAAGCCGAAATGCGCAAGGTCAAGGCGATGTTCAAGTGGATTATGTCCATGACACCGCAGCTGCCGTTTGGTTGCCGCGTTTGAAGGGCATTGATGTGGTGGTGAATGCCGTCGGTGTGTTGCGCGATACGGTTAAAACACCGATGCAAGCGATTCATGCGGATGCGCCAAAGGCTTTGTTTGAGGCGTGTGTGCAATCGAATGTCCAGCGTGTGATTCAGATTTCGGCATTGGGCGCGGGTGGGCGTGATGATTTGGCCTACATGCGCACCAAAGGTGAAGCGGATGCGCATTTACTAAGTTTGCCATTGAACGGTTGTATTTTCCGCCCGTCGGTGGTGTATGGGCATGATGGCGAATCGGCGACGACGTTTCGTCGATTGGCGGCGTTGCCTATTTTAGTGGTACCAGGGCGAGGTGAGGCGATGTTGCAACCTGTGCACATTGATGATCTGTGTGCTGCGGTGATGCGAGCGGTGGCGGGTGAGGCGAGTCATGGCATCGTTCATGCGGTTGGACCTCAGGCGATGACTTATCGCGACATGATCGCGTGCTATCGTGCGCAGGGACATTCGCGTGCGGCTTGGGTGGTGCCCATGCCGTGGGTGCTGATGGGTTGTGTGGCAGCGATTGCACAATATGTCCCGAGCAGCCCATTGGAGCCCGATACATTGACGATGTTACGAGCGGGTAGCGTGGCTGATGCCGCGCCTTTTGAGCGACTTGTTGGGCGTGCTTTGCGACATCCAAATACTTTTTTAATGGGGTAA
- a CDS encoding thiol-disulfide oxidoreductase DCC family protein, with amino-acid sequence MVGVDYFFPLTIFYDAHCTYCVAEKTFLLSKDQQVRLLFVDCASADFSPEMHGLNGLTQKDLLAAIYARSADGQVFSGLAVFRWAYRAVGYGRVWAWTQWPLIKPCMDGVYRLFARYRHLLPQAPALWVVRWLKRRDVEQVAEAALLRSRMCRDGQCEWRATDREK; translated from the coding sequence ATGGTAGGTGTGGATTACTTTTTCCCACTGACGATTTTTTACGATGCCCATTGTACATATTGTGTCGCGGAGAAAACGTTCTTGTTGAGTAAGGATCAACAGGTACGGTTGTTATTTGTCGATTGTGCATCGGCTGATTTTTCACCTGAAATGCATGGCTTGAATGGCTTGACGCAAAAAGACCTTTTGGCGGCGATTTATGCGCGCAGTGCGGATGGGCAGGTGTTTTCTGGTTTGGCTGTGTTTCGATGGGCGTATCGTGCTGTGGGTTATGGGCGGGTGTGGGCTTGGACGCAATGGCCGTTGATTAAGCCGTGCATGGATGGGGTGTATCGCCTGTTTGCGCGTTATCGTCATCTATTGCCTCAAGCACCTGCGTTGTGGGTCGTGCGGTGGTTGAAGCGGCGCGATGTTGAACAGGTGGCAGAGGCCGCATTATTGCGCAGTCGTATGTGCCGTGATGGGCAGTGCGAGTGGCGTGCAACAGATCGGGAGAAATAA
- a CDS encoding nucleotide sugar dehydrogenase has product MEVKIGVVGLGYVGLPLAVHLAEHFDVTGFDINSNRVKSLQNGIDFTNEVGSAALASSDLKITHLLSEIASCNFYIVTVPTPTDHANVPDLGPVIKASESVASVLKKGDIVVYESTVYPGVTEETCVPILEAFSTGLKHLVDFNVGYSPERINPGDRVNTLATVMKIVSGDTAESLDIIADVYAKIVDAGIYRAPTIKVAEAAKVIENTQRDVNIALMNELSELFNRIGIDTHEVLKAAGSKYNFLKFSPGLVGGHCIGVDPYYLSHKAEIHGYKSNLILMSRQINNSMPRFIAQQTIHSMVSSNLLNSDSRVLVLGVTFKENVPDVRNSKVFDLIKLLEEYQINVDLADPYADEEETALEYNVKLSKHLENGTYDCVILAVAHDEYVLGSWAMTSGYLKPGKGLVMDIKAFLPPEQKPAHINLWRP; this is encoded by the coding sequence ATGGAAGTTAAAATTGGTGTGGTGGGTTTGGGTTATGTTGGGTTGCCGTTGGCTGTACATTTGGCGGAGCACTTTGATGTTACGGGCTTTGATATCAATTCAAATCGCGTGAAAAGTTTACAAAATGGGATTGATTTTACCAATGAGGTGGGCAGTGCAGCGCTTGCCAGCAGTGATTTGAAAATCACGCACCTGCTCAGTGAGATTGCTTCTTGTAATTTCTACATTGTGACGGTTCCAACCCCAACCGATCACGCAAATGTACCTGATTTGGGGCCTGTGATTAAGGCGTCGGAATCGGTGGCATCGGTTTTAAAAAAAGGTGACATCGTGGTGTATGAGTCGACGGTTTATCCTGGCGTGACAGAGGAAACGTGTGTGCCCATTCTAGAGGCATTTTCTACGGGCTTAAAGCATTTGGTTGACTTCAATGTGGGGTATTCACCCGAGCGCATCAATCCAGGTGATCGGGTCAATACCTTGGCAACGGTGATGAAAATTGTTTCAGGCGATACCGCTGAGTCGCTTGACATCATTGCCGATGTGTATGCAAAAATTGTCGATGCAGGCATCTATCGTGCCCCGACAATCAAGGTGGCTGAGGCGGCCAAGGTGATTGAAAACACCCAGCGGGATGTGAACATTGCCTTGATGAATGAATTATCAGAATTGTTCAATCGCATTGGCATTGACACCCATGAGGTGCTGAAGGCTGCGGGTTCAAAATACAATTTCTTGAAGTTTTCTCCTGGTTTGGTGGGTGGGCATTGCATCGGTGTGGATCCCTATTACCTGTCGCATAAGGCAGAAATTCATGGCTATAAGTCAAACTTGATTTTGATGTCACGTCAAATCAACAACAGCATGCCGCGTTTTATTGCCCAACAAACAATACACAGCATGGTCAGTAGCAATTTACTGAATTCAGATTCACGCGTGTTGGTATTGGGGGTGACGTTCAAAGAAAATGTGCCTGATGTGCGCAATTCCAAAGTGTTTGATTTGATCAAATTGCTTGAAGAGTATCAAATCAACGTGGATTTGGCTGATCCATACGCCGATGAGGAAGAGACAGCGCTTGAATACAATGTGAAGTTATCCAAGCACCTTGAGAATGGCACGTACGATTGTGTGATTTTGGCTGTGGCGCACGATGAGTACGTGTTGGGTTCATGGGCGATGACGTCGGGCTATCTCAAGCCTGGCAAAGGCTTGGTCATGGACATCAAAGCGTTTTTGCCTCCTGAGCAAAAACCCGCACACATCAACCTATGGCGCCCATAA
- the pgeF gene encoding peptidoglycan editing factor PgeF: protein MSLQFITPTWHVPPHVHACMTTRIAGVSSGAYGQVDGAHGLNLATHVGDEHAHVMANRELLCAAVHFPNEPLWLNQTHSTIVHLQTNNEYQRNAPPPEADAVVLTQGGQVGVVMTADCLPVLFASADGRVVGAAHAGWRGLVDGVLEETVRVMREQGAHQIHTWLGAAIGAAQFEVGADVLAEFLLKTPSAAGDVRMHFKPHPEHDNKYLADIYGLARDRLQASGVVAVSGGEHCTVTEANHFYSYRRDRTTGRMATLIWMDEPHCAES from the coding sequence ATGAGCCTTCAATTCATCACGCCAACTTGGCATGTGCCCCCGCATGTTCACGCTTGCATGACCACGCGCATTGCGGGTGTGAGTTCAGGTGCGTATGGTCAGGTTGATGGTGCACATGGTTTAAACCTTGCCACGCATGTGGGTGATGAACATGCGCATGTCATGGCAAACCGTGAGCTGTTGTGCGCAGCAGTGCATTTTCCCAATGAGCCTTTGTGGTTGAATCAAACCCACAGTACGATTGTTCATTTGCAAACAAACAATGAATATCAACGCAATGCGCCACCGCCCGAAGCCGATGCCGTGGTGCTGACTCAGGGTGGGCAAGTGGGTGTGGTGATGACGGCGGATTGTTTGCCCGTGCTGTTTGCCAGTGCCGATGGGCGGGTTGTGGGTGCTGCGCATGCAGGTTGGCGCGGTTTGGTTGATGGTGTGTTGGAAGAAACCGTGCGTGTCATGCGGGAGCAAGGTGCGCATCAGATTCATACATGGTTGGGTGCCGCGATTGGTGCAGCGCAGTTTGAAGTGGGGGCGGATGTTTTGGCTGAGTTTTTGCTTAAAACCCCTTCAGCTGCGGGCGATGTGCGGATGCATTTTAAACCGCATCCAGAGCATGACAATAAGTACCTCGCAGACATATACGGTTTGGCGCGTGATCGTTTGCAGGCTTCAGGTGTTGTGGCGGTCTCGGGGGGCGAACATTGTACGGTGACAGAGGCGAACCATTTTTATTCGTATCGCCGTGACCGCACCACGGGACGGATGGCGACGTTGATTTGGATGGATGAGCCGCATTGCGCTGAATCGTAA
- a CDS encoding DoxX-like family protein, with the protein MSTAFWVLRGAMALLWLVSAVLPVLPSGQERSLSELMRFDFQPEVLMPLMYLAMLLDVLCAYLALCVPRAWAWLLQIILVLAYSVLLSIGHAELWCDPFGVLLKNIPIMAAMGVMIAHDSGKFKGEC; encoded by the coding sequence ATGAGTACAGCATTTTGGGTGTTACGTGGGGCAATGGCATTGCTTTGGTTGGTCAGTGCTGTTTTACCTGTATTGCCCAGCGGACAAGAGCGAAGCTTGAGTGAGTTGATGCGTTTTGATTTTCAGCCTGAGGTTTTGATGCCCTTGATGTATTTGGCCATGTTGTTGGATGTGCTTTGCGCTTATCTTGCATTGTGTGTGCCTCGTGCATGGGCGTGGTTGCTGCAAATTATACTGGTCTTGGCTTATAGCGTATTGCTCAGCATCGGTCACGCAGAATTGTGGTGCGATCCATTTGGGGTTTTGCTAAAAAACATACCCATCATGGCTGCGATGGGGGTGATGATAGCTCATGACTCGGGCAAATTTAAAGGGGAATGTTAA
- a CDS encoding glycosyltransferase family 2 protein, which produces MIIEKLIFIFALMVACYAVFMYTSGFIINLYFKRFDVKRDYTYQPKVSVILSCFNESEVVYRTIKSMRESNYPVEKLEILAFDDCSKDDSFEWIQKAAHDFPNVVARLNAKNQGKAHTVLDAVDISTGDIIVGVDSDCIFDPNAIRELMACFTEEKIAAVGGRVGVSNADETWLTRCQAVFYAMSFLIIKSSENVFRKIQCLSGPLVAIRRECFDEVRDQIEKRSFLGVKVTNGEDRALTQMLLRQGYDTYVNCDSMCWTTVPTHFSQYAKQQLRWRRSAVGQWLDALVKLPIMLRNNSVLSAIFSLMPITVMLSWNLLIITSWMSGNLMEVMGKMIFLHMFLAPVIAIGFNYFTSRHLTTDAIKGTAKLTLSLMLSSLWFPFSGLFITLFASSTLDDGGWVTRANGAQT; this is translated from the coding sequence ATGATCATCGAAAAACTCATTTTTATTTTTGCCCTGATGGTGGCGTGCTACGCCGTATTCATGTACACATCGGGTTTTATTATTAATTTATATTTCAAGCGTTTTGATGTCAAACGCGATTACACGTACCAACCCAAAGTCAGTGTGATTTTGTCGTGTTTTAACGAGAGTGAAGTGGTCTACCGCACCATCAAAAGCATGCGTGAGTCGAATTATCCTGTTGAAAAATTGGAAATTTTGGCTTTTGATGATTGTTCAAAAGACGACAGTTTTGAATGGATTCAAAAGGCCGCACATGATTTTCCAAATGTGGTTGCCCGCTTGAATGCGAAAAATCAAGGTAAAGCGCATACCGTGCTGGATGCCGTGGACATTTCGACGGGCGACATCATCGTTGGCGTGGATTCAGACTGTATTTTTGATCCGAATGCGATTCGTGAGCTCATGGCGTGCTTTACTGAGGAAAAAATCGCTGCGGTGGGTGGTCGTGTGGGCGTGTCGAATGCGGATGAAACATGGTTGACCCGTTGTCAGGCAGTGTTTTACGCGATGTCTTTTTTGATCATCAAGTCATCTGAAAACGTCTTTCGTAAAATTCAATGTTTGAGCGGCCCTTTGGTGGCCATTCGAAGAGAATGTTTTGATGAGGTGCGTGACCAGATTGAGAAGCGTTCTTTCTTGGGTGTGAAAGTGACCAATGGTGAGGACCGCGCCTTGACTCAAATGTTGTTGCGTCAAGGTTATGACACCTATGTCAATTGCGATTCGATGTGCTGGACGACGGTGCCCACACATTTTTCCCAATATGCCAAGCAACAGCTGCGCTGGCGGCGTTCTGCGGTTGGCCAATGGCTGGATGCCTTGGTGAAGCTGCCGATCATGTTGCGCAACAATTCGGTGTTGTCGGCCATTTTTAGCTTGATGCCCATCACGGTGATGTTGAGCTGGAATTTGTTGATCATCACTTCGTGGATGTCAGGTAATTTGATGGAAGTCATGGGCAAAATGATTTTTTTGCACATGTTCCTCGCACCCGTCATTGCGATTGGTTTCAACTACTTTACCAGCCGACATTTGACCACGGATGCCATTAAAGGCACTGCAAAACTGACGCTCAGTTTGATGCTGTCCAGTTTGTGGTTTCCTTTCAGTGGGCTGTTTATCACATTGTTTGCCTCATCCACATTGGATGATGGTGGCTGGGTGACGCGAGCCAATGGGGCACAAACTTAG
- the phaC gene encoding class I poly(R)-hydroxyalkanoic acid synthase, whose amino-acid sequence MQSMFKEFSQSNQLMGVWQQFTDKLANMSGLGMGLPGGNPSPNLFGNMGGQAADFAKMVSPEDLQRLQSEYMREMATLWQSYIQQQGFEITDKRFSSAAWRSNAWANYLAQSYLINARLMLEMAECVNADAKTKTRVRFAIMQWVDSLAPSNFFVTNPDAQQKLIDTQGESLKMGINNFLTDLQKGRISQTDETAFEIGVNVARSDGAVIFENEYFQLLQYTPLTEQVSERPLLIVPPCINKYYIMDLQPDNSLVRHAVEAGNTVYLVSWRNADESMAQITWDDYVEDVVIRAIHVVQDASGQEQINVLGFCVGGTLLSTALAVLKARGESCVASLTLLTALLDFSDNGVLDAYVDEQQVAMREQSMAKGGVVQGKELANAFATLRPNDLVWNYVVSNYLKGEQPTAFDLLYWNSDSTNLPGPMFCWYLRNTYLENRLVNKGDVICCGEKIDLSSIDVPTYILSCREDHIVPWTAAFRSQQALSGNKRFVLAASGHIAGVINSAKKNKRNFWINPTADLAGSSETWLESAEERPGSWWNDWTAWLKANAGADVKAPNKLGTSKYKPIEVAPGRYVKARAA is encoded by the coding sequence ATGCAGTCGATGTTTAAGGAGTTCTCTCAGTCAAACCAATTGATGGGGGTGTGGCAGCAATTTACGGATAAATTAGCCAACATGAGCGGTCTGGGTATGGGTTTGCCTGGAGGGAACCCCTCGCCTAATTTATTTGGCAACATGGGCGGTCAGGCCGCTGATTTCGCCAAAATGGTCAGTCCAGAAGATTTGCAGCGTTTGCAATCGGAATACATGCGTGAAATGGCGACTTTATGGCAAAGCTACATTCAACAGCAAGGTTTTGAGATCACAGACAAACGTTTTTCTTCTGCGGCATGGCGCAGCAATGCGTGGGCCAATTATTTGGCACAAAGTTATTTAATCAATGCGCGCTTGATGTTGGAGATGGCCGAATGCGTGAATGCTGATGCAAAAACCAAGACACGTGTGCGCTTTGCCATCATGCAATGGGTCGATTCTTTAGCACCTTCAAATTTCTTCGTGACCAATCCCGATGCTCAACAAAAGTTGATTGATACCCAAGGCGAAAGCTTGAAAATGGGCATCAATAACTTTTTGACTGATTTACAAAAAGGCCGAATTTCTCAAACCGATGAAACGGCATTTGAAATTGGGGTGAATGTTGCACGCTCGGATGGTGCGGTTATTTTTGAAAACGAGTATTTTCAATTGTTGCAATACACGCCATTGACGGAGCAAGTCAGCGAACGTCCTTTGTTGATCGTTCCGCCATGTATCAATAAATATTACATCATGGATTTACAGCCTGACAACTCACTCGTGCGCCATGCGGTTGAAGCGGGCAATACCGTGTATTTGGTGAGTTGGCGCAATGCAGATGAGTCGATGGCACAGATCACATGGGATGATTATGTTGAAGACGTGGTGATCCGAGCCATTCATGTGGTTCAGGATGCCAGCGGACAAGAACAAATCAATGTGCTGGGATTCTGCGTTGGTGGCACTTTGTTGAGCACCGCATTGGCGGTATTGAAAGCCCGTGGCGAGTCCTGTGTGGCCAGCTTGACTTTACTCACCGCTTTATTGGATTTTTCTGATAACGGCGTGCTCGATGCGTATGTGGACGAGCAGCAAGTCGCCATGCGTGAGCAAAGCATGGCCAAGGGTGGGGTTGTGCAAGGTAAAGAATTGGCCAATGCTTTCGCAACCTTGCGTCCAAATGACTTGGTGTGGAATTACGTGGTCAGCAACTACCTCAAAGGTGAGCAACCGACGGCTTTTGATCTGCTGTATTGGAATTCAGACTCAACCAATTTACCTGGCCCCATGTTCTGCTGGTATTTACGCAACACCTACCTCGAAAACCGTTTGGTCAATAAAGGCGATGTGATTTGCTGTGGTGAAAAAATTGATTTATCGAGCATCGATGTGCCAACATATATTTTGTCTTGCCGTGAAGATCACATCGTGCCGTGGACCGCAGCGTTTCGTTCACAACAAGCATTGTCAGGTAACAAACGGTTTGTTTTGGCGGCCTCAGGGCACATTGCAGGTGTCATCAATTCAGCGAAAAAGAACAAACGCAATTTTTGGATCAACCCAACAGCCGATTTAGCAGGCAGTTCAGAGACTTGGTTGGAGTCGGCTGAGGAACGCCCAGGCAGTTGGTGGAATGATTGGACTGCGTGGTTGAAGGCGAATGCAGGGGCTGATGTGAAGGCACCCAATAAACTCGGTACAAGCAAGTACAAGCCGATTGAAGTTGCACCTGGTCGATACGTTAAAGCACGAGCAGCTTAA
- a CDS encoding GbsR/MarR family transcriptional regulator — protein MKLTPIAQRFILHWGEMGSKWGVNRTVAQIHALLYFYGKPMHAEEITETLNVARSNASNSLKELQSWNLIRVVHVMGDRRDHFETSTDVWELMRTVLRERKNREFNPTVTVLQECLNSPDLNLESADAKKRIEDTLNLMQTLGAWGDEMLKMNPETLIKVMKLGAKIQKLIRGGANDGVG, from the coding sequence ATGAAACTGACACCAATCGCACAACGCTTTATTCTTCATTGGGGTGAAATGGGCTCGAAATGGGGCGTCAATCGCACCGTCGCGCAAATTCACGCTTTGCTGTATTTTTACGGCAAACCGATGCACGCCGAAGAGATCACCGAGACCTTAAACGTGGCGCGCTCAAATGCCAGCAACAGCTTAAAAGAGCTGCAAAGCTGGAATTTGATTCGAGTCGTACACGTCATGGGTGATCGACGCGATCATTTTGAAACATCCACCGATGTGTGGGAATTGATGCGCACGGTTTTGCGTGAGCGTAAAAACCGCGAGTTCAACCCGACGGTGACGGTGCTGCAAGAATGTTTGAACAGTCCTGATTTGAATTTGGAGTCGGCCGATGCGAAAAAACGCATTGAAGACACCTTGAATTTAATGCAAACCTTGGGTGCATGGGGGGATGAAATGTTGAAAATGAACCCTGAGACTTTGATTAAAGTCATGAAGCTGGGGGCGAAAATTCAAAAATTGATTCGTGGTGGTGCAAACGATGGTGTGGGTTGA
- a CDS encoding acetyl-CoA C-acetyltransferase, whose product MTNVVIVAAVRTAVGKFGGSLAKVSAPELGATVIKALLEKTGVSGDAISEVILGQVLTAGSGQNPARQSVIKAGLPNHVAAMTINKVCGSGLKAVMLAAQAVACGDAEIVIAGGQENMSASPHVLPNSRDGFRMGNTQLVDTMINDGLWDAYNNYHMGITAENVAKEFNISRDAQDAFALASQQKAIAAIDAGKFKDEIAPVVIPQRKGDPVVFDTDEFPNRKSSAEGLAGLRPAFDKAGSVTAGNASGINDGAAAVMVMSAEKAAELGLTPLATIKAFASTGIDPTIMGMGPVSASRRALEKAGWSAADLDLMEINEAFAAQACAVNQEMGWDTSKINVNGGAIALGHPIGASGCRVLVSLLHEMVKRDAKKGLTSLCIGGGMGVALAVER is encoded by the coding sequence ATGACTAATGTTGTCATCGTGGCTGCAGTACGGACTGCTGTGGGTAAATTTGGTGGTTCTTTGGCAAAAGTGTCTGCGCCTGAATTGGGTGCAACTGTGATCAAAGCCTTGCTCGAAAAAACGGGTGTCTCCGGTGATGCGATCAGTGAAGTGATTTTAGGTCAAGTGCTGACGGCAGGCAGTGGTCAAAATCCTGCGCGCCAATCGGTCATCAAAGCGGGTTTACCTAATCATGTGGCCGCCATGACCATCAACAAAGTGTGTGGCTCAGGTTTGAAAGCAGTGATGTTGGCAGCTCAAGCCGTTGCTTGCGGTGATGCTGAAATCGTGATTGCGGGTGGTCAAGAAAACATGAGTGCGTCTCCTCATGTTTTACCCAATTCACGCGATGGTTTCCGCATGGGCAACACCCAATTGGTCGATACCATGATCAACGATGGCCTGTGGGATGCGTATAACAACTACCACATGGGCATCACGGCTGAAAATGTCGCTAAAGAATTCAACATCAGTCGTGATGCGCAAGATGCTTTTGCCTTGGCTTCACAGCAAAAAGCCATTGCTGCGATTGATGCAGGTAAATTCAAGGACGAAATCGCACCCGTGGTCATTCCGCAACGCAAAGGTGATCCTGTTGTGTTTGACACCGATGAGTTCCCAAATCGTAAATCAAGTGCCGAAGGTTTGGCCGGTTTGCGCCCTGCATTTGACAAGGCTGGCTCTGTGACCGCTGGCAATGCTTCAGGCATCAATGACGGCGCAGCGGCGGTGATGGTCATGAGTGCTGAAAAGGCAGCTGAATTGGGCTTGACCCCTTTGGCGACCATTAAAGCTTTTGCCAGCACAGGCATTGACCCCACCATCATGGGCATGGGTCCTGTCAGTGCATCACGTCGTGCTTTAGAAAAAGCAGGTTGGTCTGCTGCTGATTTGGACTTGATGGAAATCAATGAAGCGTTTGCTGCACAAGCATGTGCGGTGAATCAAGAAATGGGTTGGGATACCTCTAAAATCAATGTCAATGGTGGGGCGATTGCTTTGGGTCACCCCATTGGTGCATCGGGTTGCCGTGTGCTCGTGAGTTTGTTGCACGAAATGGTGAAACGCGATGCGAAAAAAGGTTTGACCTCATTGTGCATCGGTGGTGGCATGGGTGTGGCATTGGCAGTAGAGCGATAA
- a CDS encoding DUF2269 family protein, producing MSAYLIIKTIHILSSVLLVGTGFGSAFYLFFANRSNNLAAQAIVARLVVRADWWFTTPTVIVQPISGFVLAYLAGFPLSSFWILGALLMYVVAGVCWLPVVWLQIQMEKMLQYAVQTDTPLPKKYWVYAQRWELLGYPAFVAMLAVFYLMVAKPM from the coding sequence ATGAGTGCCTACTTGATCATCAAAACCATCCATATTTTATCCAGCGTGCTGTTGGTGGGTACAGGTTTTGGCAGTGCTTTTTATTTATTTTTTGCCAATCGCAGCAATAACCTCGCTGCGCAAGCGATTGTTGCGCGCTTGGTGGTGCGAGCTGATTGGTGGTTTACCACACCGACTGTCATTGTTCAGCCGATTTCAGGTTTTGTGCTGGCTTATTTGGCTGGCTTTCCCTTGAGCAGCTTTTGGATTTTGGGGGCATTATTGATGTACGTCGTGGCGGGGGTGTGCTGGTTGCCTGTGGTTTGGTTGCAAATTCAAATGGAAAAAATGCTTCAGTACGCAGTGCAAACCGATACACCGCTGCCTAAAAAATATTGGGTTTATGCACAGCGTTGGGAGCTGTTGGGTTACCCCGCTTTTGTGGCGATGTTGGCGGTTTTTTATTTGATGGTGGCCAAGCCGATGTGA